One genomic segment of Pyruvatibacter mobilis includes these proteins:
- the cysC gene encoding adenylyl-sulfate kinase: MTNSSVNLASVNEDPAVLSQRARDLLRIVIVGHVDHGKSTLVGRLFHDTGSLPEGKYESIKAMCERRGMPFEWAFLMDAMQAERDQGITIDTSQIWFKTDQRDYTIIDAPGHKEFLKNMITGAAQSDAALLIIDAAEGVREQSRRHGYLLHLMGIRQVAVAVNKMDMVDYEQEQFDLIEEEYRDYLSSIGVTPTFVIPVSAREGDNISNQSANMPWYKGPTVVKALDSFLPSAPTVDQPLRFPIQDVYKFDTRRIIAGRIEAGALEVGDELVFSPSNKTAKVASIESWSSRSDFVAPTRAEAGESVGITLDEQIFVERGDIASHVEQAPIETEVFRARLFWLGNEPLSVGKTYKIKLNTFEARVQVQEIERIIDTTDLSATDAQKVERNQVAEVVLRAKRLLALDSFIDSPRTGRFVLVDGYDIAGGGIISMEGYADQRGLITQKSTNITKVEHGITTDARARRNGHKGGVIWLTGLSGAGKSTLAVELEKRLFEKGMNVFVLDGDNVRHGLNANLGFSPEDRAENIRRVGEVSALFAQAGAIAITSFISPYRSDRDRAREAAGEAFHEVHVAADLKTCEERDPKGLYKKARAGEIKEFTGISAPYEAPDNPQLTVDTSAGSIDDCVQQLVDYVEANFRV; the protein is encoded by the coding sequence ATGACCAATTCATCCGTGAACCTCGCTTCCGTGAACGAAGACCCGGCCGTGCTGTCGCAGCGCGCCCGTGACCTTCTGCGCATCGTCATCGTGGGTCATGTGGACCATGGCAAGTCCACGCTGGTGGGCCGTCTTTTCCACGACACGGGCTCGCTGCCGGAAGGCAAGTATGAGTCCATCAAGGCAATGTGCGAACGCCGGGGCATGCCGTTCGAATGGGCGTTCCTGATGGATGCCATGCAGGCGGAGCGTGACCAGGGCATTACCATTGATACGTCGCAGATCTGGTTCAAGACGGACCAGCGCGATTACACGATCATCGATGCGCCGGGCCATAAAGAGTTCCTGAAGAACATGATCACCGGTGCGGCGCAGTCTGACGCAGCGCTGCTGATCATCGACGCAGCTGAAGGCGTGCGCGAGCAGTCGCGCCGTCACGGGTATCTCCTGCACCTGATGGGCATCCGCCAGGTCGCGGTGGCCGTCAACAAGATGGACATGGTGGATTACGAGCAGGAGCAGTTCGACCTCATCGAGGAAGAATACCGCGACTACCTCTCTTCCATCGGCGTGACGCCGACCTTCGTCATTCCCGTGTCGGCACGCGAAGGCGACAACATCTCCAATCAGTCGGCCAACATGCCCTGGTACAAGGGCCCGACGGTGGTAAAGGCGCTTGACAGCTTCCTGCCCTCTGCACCGACGGTGGATCAGCCGCTGCGCTTCCCGATCCAGGATGTCTACAAGTTCGATACGCGCCGCATCATTGCCGGCCGCATCGAGGCGGGTGCGCTGGAAGTGGGTGACGAGCTTGTTTTCTCGCCCTCCAACAAGACCGCGAAGGTGGCGAGCATCGAGAGTTGGTCGTCGCGTTCCGATTTCGTGGCGCCGACGCGTGCCGAGGCGGGCGAAAGTGTCGGCATCACGCTGGATGAGCAGATTTTCGTCGAGCGTGGTGACATCGCGAGCCATGTCGAGCAGGCGCCGATCGAGACCGAAGTGTTCCGCGCCCGTCTTTTCTGGCTTGGCAATGAGCCACTGTCTGTCGGCAAGACCTACAAGATCAAGCTCAACACCTTCGAGGCCCGTGTCCAGGTTCAGGAGATCGAGCGCATCATCGACACGACGGATCTGTCGGCGACGGATGCCCAGAAGGTGGAGCGCAACCAGGTTGCGGAAGTCGTGCTGCGTGCCAAGCGCCTGCTGGCGCTCGACAGCTTCATCGACAGCCCGCGCACCGGCCGCTTCGTGCTGGTGGATGGGTACGACATCGCCGGTGGCGGTATCATTTCCATGGAAGGCTATGCGGACCAGCGCGGCCTGATCACGCAGAAATCCACCAACATCACCAAGGTTGAGCACGGTATCACCACTGATGCCCGTGCCCGGCGTAATGGCCACAAGGGCGGCGTCATCTGGCTGACCGGCCTGTCCGGCGCCGGCAAGTCGACCCTGGCGGTGGAGCTTGAGAAGCGCCTGTTCGAGAAGGGCATGAATGTGTTCGTGCTCGATGGCGATAATGTGCGCCACGGTCTCAATGCAAATCTCGGTTTCTCGCCGGAGGATCGCGCCGAGAACATTCGCCGCGTGGGCGAAGTCTCCGCACTCTTCGCGCAGGCCGGTGCCATTGCCATCACCTCGTTCATTTCGCCCTACCGGTCGGACCGCGACCGGGCGCGCGAAGCGGCAGGGGAGGCGTTCCACGAAGTGCATGTGGCCGCAGATCTCAAGACCTGCGAGGAGCGTGACCCGAAGGGGCTCTACA
- a CDS encoding metallophosphoesterase family protein produces the protein MPEGTRVYAVGDIHGRADLLDRLHDMIRADAAQAPEGTRLVVVYLGDYVDRGMDSKGVIDRLLGTPLPGFEVVSLKGNHEDAFLKFMSEPAFGREWKYYGGLETLMSYGVRALPLKDEPEAFIAARDELAELMPEAHRTFLDTLRVSHEEGGYFFAHAGVAPGVPLGEQAPEDLMWIRDEFLQADGDFGKVVVHGHTPEEEPVVRRNRIGVDTGAYITGTLTALVLDGQDYRFLSA, from the coding sequence GTGCCCGAGGGAACGCGCGTCTATGCCGTCGGCGACATCCATGGCCGTGCGGATCTGCTGGACCGCCTGCATGACATGATCCGCGCCGATGCGGCACAGGCACCCGAGGGGACGCGCCTCGTGGTCGTTTATCTCGGCGACTACGTGGATCGCGGCATGGACAGCAAGGGCGTGATCGACCGGCTGCTCGGTACGCCGCTGCCGGGCTTCGAGGTGGTGTCCCTCAAGGGCAATCACGAGGACGCGTTTCTCAAGTTCATGTCCGAGCCGGCCTTCGGCCGCGAGTGGAAGTATTACGGCGGGCTTGAGACCCTGATGAGCTATGGCGTCCGCGCCCTGCCACTCAAGGATGAGCCAGAGGCCTTCATCGCGGCGCGTGACGAACTGGCGGAGCTGATGCCCGAGGCGCACCGTACCTTTCTTGATACGCTGCGCGTCAGCCACGAGGAGGGCGGCTATTTCTTTGCCCATGCCGGCGTGGCACCGGGCGTGCCGCTCGGTGAGCAGGCGCCGGAGGATCTCATGTGGATCCGTGATGAGTTCCTGCAGGCCGACGGTGATTTCGGCAAGGTCGTGGTGCACGGCCATACGCCCGAGGAGGAGCCCGTGGTGCGCCGCAACCGCATCGGCGTCGACACCGGGGCCTATATCACCGGCACGCTTACCGCGTTGGTGCTCGACGGCCAGGACTATCGATTCCTGTCGGCCTGA
- the cysD gene encoding sulfate adenylyltransferase subunit CysD, whose amino-acid sequence MDRLDQLEAQSIYILREAFNRIDNIAMLWSLGKDSNVMIWLSRKAFFGNIPFPVAHLDTGLEFDETYEFREKYSKEWGLKLIADPCPPIETIDPSLPPNSRLAARKTAGVKECVAKYGFNGIIAGIRRDEQSMRAKERVFSPRGADGQWDFRDQPPEFWDQYKTDYPEGTHLRIHPLLHWTELDIWRYIKREEIPLVPLYFAKDGKRFRSLGEKGITFPIDSNASTIDEIIAELETIRTEERAGRAMDHDSEDAFERLRADGYM is encoded by the coding sequence ATGGATCGCCTCGATCAACTCGAAGCGCAGAGCATTTACATCCTGAGGGAAGCGTTCAACCGCATCGACAATATCGCCATGCTCTGGTCGTTGGGCAAAGACTCCAACGTCATGATCTGGCTGTCGCGCAAGGCGTTTTTCGGCAACATCCCGTTCCCGGTCGCGCATCTGGATACGGGGCTGGAATTCGACGAGACCTATGAGTTCCGTGAGAAGTACTCGAAGGAGTGGGGGCTCAAGCTGATTGCAGACCCGTGCCCGCCGATCGAAACCATTGATCCGAGCCTGCCGCCGAACTCCCGTCTTGCTGCCCGCAAGACGGCCGGGGTGAAGGAATGCGTGGCGAAGTATGGCTTCAACGGCATCATCGCCGGCATTCGGCGTGACGAGCAGTCCATGCGTGCCAAGGAGCGTGTGTTCAGCCCGCGCGGCGCCGACGGCCAGTGGGATTTCCGCGATCAGCCGCCGGAGTTCTGGGACCAGTATAAAACGGATTATCCGGAAGGCACGCATCTGCGTATTCATCCGCTGCTGCATTGGACGGAGCTCGACATCTGGCGGTACATCAAGCGCGAGGAAATCCCGCTCGTGCCGCTCTATTTCGCCAAGGACGGCAAGCGTTTCCGCTCGCTGGGCGAGAAGGGCATCACCTTCCCGATCGACAGCAATGCCTCCACCATCGACGAGATCATTGCCGAGCTTGAGACGATCCGTACCGAAGAGCGCGCAGGCCGCGCCATGGATCACGACTCCGAAGACGCTTTCGAGCGTCTTCGTGCCGACGGCTACATGTAA
- a CDS encoding outer membrane beta-barrel protein: protein MARLLGTTMVAVASICVAVSPMAGQFALAQQVPERGVGVADRTRPDYDPVGVRAGGFVVYPSVTTSAEYTDNLFADPANEQDDTLLMVAPEVRVESRWSRHALNLQAEAASRFHSENDGEDFTNYGFVADGRLDITRQTSLAASAGFRVDHEGRGSPDLPNAAAEPTRFTEARAEVSLTQRFNRLSLRPSLAYSETDFDDVALLPPAGGQINNDDRDREEVVAALRIGYEVSPALELFAEGRYRDIRYDNFDDTLGGGGVARRDSDGYEALAGASFDVGHLARGRLGVGYLSREYESSLIPSVDGAIYEGAVDWFVTNLTTLGLFGARRVEETTLAGASGNLVTGVGARVDHELRRNIILGADATYEMSEFEGTAREDDTLALGADITYLVNRNLRLVLDYDYDRRDSTAPGADFTTNSVILSLRTSL, encoded by the coding sequence ATGGCAAGACTGCTGGGCACAACCATGGTTGCGGTCGCGAGCATCTGCGTCGCCGTTTCTCCGATGGCGGGGCAATTCGCGCTGGCTCAGCAAGTGCCGGAACGTGGGGTTGGAGTGGCAGACCGGACGCGTCCGGACTATGACCCCGTCGGTGTCAGGGCTGGCGGGTTCGTTGTCTATCCAAGCGTGACAACGTCTGCGGAATACACCGACAATCTGTTTGCCGACCCGGCCAATGAGCAGGATGACACCCTTCTTATGGTTGCGCCTGAGGTTCGTGTTGAATCCCGATGGAGCCGGCATGCACTCAACCTGCAGGCCGAAGCAGCGAGCCGGTTTCACTCAGAAAATGACGGTGAGGATTTCACCAATTACGGCTTTGTCGCGGACGGGCGACTGGACATAACCCGCCAAACCAGCCTGGCGGCGTCTGCCGGGTTCAGGGTGGATCATGAGGGGCGCGGGTCGCCTGATCTGCCGAATGCAGCCGCAGAACCGACCCGTTTCACCGAAGCTAGGGCTGAAGTCAGCCTCACACAGCGATTCAATCGTTTGTCATTGCGGCCAAGCCTGGCTTACAGCGAAACTGACTTTGACGATGTTGCGTTGCTGCCGCCGGCTGGCGGGCAAATCAACAATGACGATCGTGATCGGGAAGAAGTCGTCGCGGCACTGCGCATTGGCTACGAAGTGTCGCCAGCGCTCGAACTCTTTGCTGAGGGCCGTTACCGCGACATCAGGTACGACAATTTTGATGACACGCTTGGCGGGGGCGGTGTCGCCCGCAGGGACTCTGATGGCTACGAAGCACTTGCAGGCGCGTCATTTGACGTTGGCCATCTCGCGCGCGGCCGCCTTGGTGTCGGTTATCTGTCGCGCGAATACGAAAGCTCCCTTATTCCCTCTGTCGATGGCGCGATCTACGAAGGCGCGGTCGACTGGTTCGTGACCAACCTCACAACACTGGGTCTGTTCGGCGCGCGCAGGGTTGAAGAGACAACGCTGGCCGGCGCTTCCGGCAACCTCGTGACGGGGGTCGGTGCCCGCGTCGATCACGAGCTTCGGCGGAACATTATTCTTGGTGCTGATGCCACCTACGAGATGAGTGAGTTCGAGGGAACCGCGCGCGAGGACGACACATTGGCGCTCGGCGCGGACATCACCTATCTGGTGAACCGCAATCTGCGCCTTGTTCTTGATTACGATTACGATCGGCGTGACTCGACTGCGCCTGGCGCGGATTTTACGACGAACAGCGTCATTCTTTCCCTGCGCACAAGTCTCTAG
- a CDS encoding VanZ family protein, with product MPDTPIELPFQGIFVRVLSPTAIVLLAFAAAGGAIALALLPYGGPPDELQYAAHGLAFLVIGLLFAMSLPHRPWGGLAAAFLLSVGIEVAQVLVPGRSASLSDLAANLAGIAAAAVLYLTGRALKRWHDNRRFAA from the coding sequence ATGCCCGACACACCAATTGAGCTGCCTTTCCAGGGGATTTTCGTGCGCGTCCTGTCTCCCACCGCCATCGTCCTGCTCGCCTTCGCAGCCGCGGGCGGTGCCATTGCCCTGGCCCTGCTGCCCTATGGCGGCCCGCCGGATGAACTGCAATACGCAGCCCATGGCCTCGCGTTCCTGGTCATCGGCCTCCTCTTCGCCATGAGCCTGCCTCACCGCCCCTGGGGTGGATTGGCCGCTGCCTTTCTGCTGAGCGTGGGCATCGAGGTGGCGCAGGTGCTGGTGCCCGGCCGATCCGCCTCCCTGTCGGACCTTGCCGCCAATCTTGCAGGAATTGCCGCAGCGGCGGTGCTCTACCTCACCGGCCGGGCCCTCAAGCGATGGCATGACAACCGCCGTTTCGCCGCCTGA
- a CDS encoding YHS domain-containing (seleno)protein, translating into MLSQTILMSRLSAKIAISAFLVLVALLFTAPAHAAKDPVYTGFFSSVAVGGYDPVAYFTEGRPVEGSDDFETDHEGYTYRFSSQANLDAFIAEPEAYLPQYGGYCAWAVAQGTTASTNPHNWSIVDGKLYLNYDDAVQARWEKDIPGNISKADTNWPRVLN; encoded by the coding sequence ATGCTGTCCCAGACGATCCTGATGTCCCGGCTGTCGGCGAAGATCGCCATCTCGGCGTTTCTCGTGCTTGTGGCCCTGTTGTTTACCGCGCCAGCCCATGCTGCAAAGGATCCGGTCTATACCGGTTTCTTCAGCAGCGTCGCCGTCGGCGGCTATGACCCGGTGGCCTATTTCACCGAAGGGCGGCCGGTCGAAGGCTCGGATGACTTCGAGACCGACCATGAGGGCTACACCTACCGGTTCTCCAGCCAGGCCAATCTCGATGCCTTCATTGCGGAGCCTGAAGCCTATCTGCCGCAATATGGCGGCTATTGTGCCTGGGCTGTGGCGCAGGGCACGACCGCATCCACCAATCCGCACAACTGGTCCATCGTCGATGGCAAGCTCTACCTGAATTATGACGACGCTGTTCAGGCGCGCTGGGAGAAGGACATTCCCGGCAATATCAGCAAGGCCGATACCAACTGGCCGCGGGTTCTCAACTGA
- a CDS encoding calcineurin-like phosphoesterase family protein gives MSIAIKSPKGFINGRASHRKLSGFLTTVLLTVGVSASALAETARGTVFEDLNLNGTLDDGEPRLQGIHVSNGRDIATTGEDGGYRIETRDGDIIFVIKPTGYRTPVSAEMLPRFHYIHAPQGTPEALKLRYPGLAPTGPLPEAIDFPLVAQDESGPFEVILFADTQPQSDTEVDFIRDDVVAELIGTEAAFAVTIGDIMFDDLALFPRYNRIMSQMGVPVYNVPGNHELNFLSPDDRYSLETYKRLIGPPTYAWSYGGVHFIAVDNVDYKGFDAGREEPSYRGNGMYEGRVPDDALAFVEAYLSTIEKGDRIVLFHHIPLRTYQDPDAPNINTVNKADLFRILSGHTVYAAHGHTHTTEHHYFGTDDGFTGDTPLHSHVISTVSGSWWSGPNDARGVPLAMQRDGTPNGYHIARFDGRKMSVRFKPASLPASHQMRILFDSQFHQMAAPIFRDVRHGGLTAGRITGDQAASTDVLVNVFDGGPNTTVLLSVNGGGTIEMTRVEEPDPAAHELFERFSAQRKPWVKAEKSSHLYRADLPAGVRPGANTITVTATDEFGTEHTAHAVMEMEKAAP, from the coding sequence ATGTCCATCGCCATAAAGAGCCCGAAAGGGTTCATCAACGGACGCGCCAGCCACCGAAAGCTTTCTGGGTTTCTGACCACGGTGCTGCTGACGGTCGGCGTGTCAGCCAGCGCCCTCGCGGAAACGGCCCGCGGTACGGTATTCGAGGATCTCAACCTGAATGGAACCCTGGATGACGGCGAGCCGCGCCTGCAGGGCATCCATGTGTCCAATGGCCGTGACATTGCCACGACCGGTGAAGATGGCGGCTACAGGATCGAGACGCGCGATGGCGACATCATCTTCGTGATCAAGCCGACCGGCTACCGCACACCGGTGTCCGCTGAGATGCTGCCCCGCTTCCATTACATCCACGCACCGCAGGGCACGCCTGAAGCACTCAAACTGCGGTATCCAGGGCTGGCGCCGACCGGCCCCCTGCCCGAGGCCATCGACTTCCCCCTTGTCGCCCAGGACGAAAGCGGCCCCTTCGAGGTCATCCTCTTCGCTGACACGCAGCCGCAATCCGACACGGAAGTGGATTTCATCCGCGACGACGTGGTGGCGGAACTGATTGGCACGGAGGCGGCCTTCGCCGTCACCATCGGCGACATCATGTTCGATGACCTTGCGCTGTTCCCCCGCTACAACCGGATCATGAGCCAGATGGGCGTACCCGTTTACAATGTGCCGGGCAATCATGAGCTCAACTTCCTGAGCCCAGATGACCGCTATTCGCTGGAAACCTACAAGCGCCTGATCGGTCCGCCGACCTATGCATGGAGCTATGGGGGCGTGCATTTCATCGCGGTCGATAATGTGGACTACAAAGGGTTCGACGCGGGCCGGGAGGAACCGTCCTATCGCGGCAACGGCATGTATGAAGGCCGCGTTCCCGATGACGCGCTCGCCTTCGTCGAAGCCTATCTCTCGACCATCGAGAAGGGCGACCGCATTGTCCTTTTCCACCACATCCCCCTGCGTACCTACCAGGACCCCGACGCGCCCAACATCAATACGGTCAACAAGGCAGATTTGTTCCGCATACTGAGTGGCCACACCGTCTATGCGGCGCACGGGCATACGCACACGACTGAGCACCACTATTTCGGCACGGATGACGGCTTCACCGGCGACACGCCGCTGCACAGCCATGTGATCAGCACGGTCTCGGGGTCTTGGTGGTCAGGCCCCAACGACGCCCGCGGCGTGCCGCTGGCCATGCAGCGCGACGGGACGCCGAACGGCTATCACATCGCCCGTTTCGACGGGCGCAAGATGAGCGTGCGTTTCAAACCGGCCAGCCTGCCTGCCAGCCACCAGATGCGCATCCTGTTCGACAGTCAGTTCCACCAGATGGCGGCACCCATTTTCAGGGATGTACGCCATGGCGGGCTGACCGCCGGACGCATCACCGGTGACCAGGCCGCCTCGACAGATGTGCTGGTCAATGTGTTTGACGGCGGCCCGAACACCACGGTGCTCCTGTCCGTCAATGGCGGCGGCACCATCGAGATGACGCGCGTCGAGGAACCGGACCCCGCAGCCCATGAGCTGTTTGAACGGTTCTCCGCCCAGCGCAAGCCCTGGGTGAAAGCGGAAAAGTCGTCACACCTGTATCGCGCGGATCTGCCGGCCGGCGTGCGGCCGGGCGCCAACACAATCACCGTGACCGCGACCGACGAATTCGGCACGGAGCACACCGCACATGCCGTTATGGAAATGGAAAAGGCGGCACCATGA